In Persicimonas caeni, a single window of DNA contains:
- a CDS encoding polysaccharide deacetylase family protein encodes MARKQSILGALKWDFILLALIAAGFGLTVMLDEPHFQPSESPTTTGSRPPDRTEGDVLLLLPDTPAAEAAKFTELDCSYGWFNGLWQHFGSFATALNRNLSPEMLAGRSVVIVPRRVAAAMPSTGISALAGFARNGGQIIVEQPGEGWELLTGVSTAGKERMARTITSTEGLDIHGPMRKHLPDTPLTGKLLPAPPMDAHPAGPMLLEVDSQPGLTVNQLGQGHVYAFLFDFGCTVTALQQGRPTEGMRFGREPGAEQLPVDARAAHKRMLTSHVPYADLLERALFHRLSEVRPMPRLWMFPGQMAGAVMLTHPTPENLRAAIGYADWARKNDASSTVFVASDIVTPTEASLLRETGAEIGLLWVNGQTRDHVTEPVGVGAIKPIKRELTLTQQRQQLSMAVGGEKAISFGRVEDSIFANDWDTTLRQLRKAGLQVDNSFGPTDPEHYGYLFGTGFPYYPVDDRGLPLPILEYPFVLQGKNANVDRLKRMLGNSEAYFHESLVISLPSTAMRTEPSPGILLTFRNTFDLAEEYRHWMTTIGEFHDFLSARRQSVLTSQWSSVNRRLTISVNLLGARASSVEGGAIPGVAFPRTWDGEEIERVVVDGEEISLRKLVTTGSSFERIVRVGPGRHTISVFYKAPPVEELEELEE; translated from the coding sequence ATGGCACGGAAGCAATCGATCCTCGGGGCGCTCAAGTGGGACTTCATCCTGCTGGCTCTCATTGCAGCCGGCTTCGGGCTGACCGTCATGCTCGACGAGCCGCACTTCCAGCCGAGCGAGTCGCCCACCACCACCGGAAGTCGGCCGCCCGACCGCACCGAGGGCGACGTGCTGCTGCTGCTTCCCGACACCCCGGCCGCCGAGGCAGCCAAGTTCACCGAGCTCGACTGCAGCTACGGCTGGTTCAACGGGCTCTGGCAGCACTTCGGCTCCTTTGCCACCGCGCTGAACCGCAACCTGAGCCCCGAGATGCTCGCCGGGCGCAGTGTGGTGATCGTGCCCAGGCGCGTGGCCGCGGCGATGCCGTCGACGGGTATCAGTGCGCTGGCAGGCTTCGCCCGAAACGGCGGCCAGATCATCGTCGAGCAGCCAGGCGAAGGCTGGGAGCTCCTGACGGGCGTGTCGACCGCGGGCAAAGAGCGCATGGCGCGCACGATTACGTCGACCGAGGGTCTCGACATCCACGGCCCGATGCGAAAGCACCTGCCCGACACGCCCCTGACCGGCAAGCTCTTGCCTGCCCCGCCGATGGACGCGCACCCGGCTGGTCCGATGCTCCTCGAGGTCGACAGCCAGCCCGGCCTGACGGTCAACCAGCTCGGCCAGGGCCACGTCTACGCCTTTTTGTTCGACTTTGGCTGCACGGTCACCGCGCTGCAGCAAGGGCGCCCCACCGAGGGCATGCGTTTTGGGCGAGAGCCCGGCGCCGAGCAACTGCCGGTCGACGCACGCGCCGCTCACAAGCGCATGCTCACCTCGCACGTCCCCTACGCCGACCTGCTCGAGCGCGCGCTGTTCCACCGGCTGTCTGAAGTCCGCCCGATGCCCCGGCTGTGGATGTTCCCCGGCCAGATGGCGGGCGCGGTGATGCTCACCCACCCCACCCCCGAGAACCTTCGCGCGGCGATCGGTTACGCCGACTGGGCGCGCAAGAACGACGCCTCGTCGACCGTCTTTGTCGCCTCCGACATCGTCACGCCCACCGAAGCCTCGCTGCTTCGTGAGACGGGCGCCGAGATCGGGCTCCTGTGGGTCAACGGCCAGACGCGCGACCACGTCACCGAGCCGGTCGGCGTGGGCGCCATCAAGCCCATCAAACGCGAACTCACGCTCACCCAACAACGCCAACAGCTGAGCATGGCCGTCGGCGGTGAGAAGGCGATCTCCTTCGGCCGCGTCGAGGACTCGATCTTCGCCAACGATTGGGACACCACCCTTCGCCAGCTTCGCAAGGCCGGCCTGCAGGTCGACAACAGCTTCGGCCCCACCGACCCCGAGCACTACGGCTACCTCTTTGGCACCGGCTTTCCGTACTACCCGGTCGACGACCGTGGGCTCCCCCTGCCCATCCTCGAGTACCCGTTCGTCCTGCAGGGCAAGAACGCCAACGTCGACCGGCTCAAGCGCATGCTCGGCAACAGCGAGGCATATTTCCACGAGAGTCTTGTCATCAGCCTGCCGTCGACCGCCATGCGCACCGAGCCTTCCCCGGGCATCCTGCTCACCTTCCGCAACACCTTCGACCTCGCCGAGGAGTACCGCCACTGGATGACGACCATCGGCGAGTTCCACGACTTTCTGAGCGCCCGGCGCCAGTCGGTGCTCACCAGTCAATGGTCGTCGGTCAACCGCCGGCTGACCATCTCGGTCAACCTACTCGGCGCCCGCGCCTCGTCGGTCGAAGGCGGCGCGATTCCGGGCGTGGCTTTCCCGCGCACCTGGGACGGCGAGGAGATCGAGCGGGTGGTCGTCGACGGCGAGGAGATTTCGCTGCGCAAGCTCGTCACCACAGGCAGCAGCTTCGAGCGAATCGTGCGGGTGGGACCGGGGCGGCACACCATCTCGGTGTTCTACAAGGCGCCGCCGGTCGAGGAATTGGAAGAATTGGAAGAGTAA